Proteins from a genomic interval of Xanthomonas sp. AM6:
- a CDS encoding ParA family protein gives MRIWAIANQKGGVGKTTTTLALGRGLAMLGHRVLMLDLDPHASLTRAFDVPQDPPPSGVLDLFSTPPGELAALARDSAIERLSYVCGQTALATLERRSANQPGLGLALQQAMARHVGQHDYILLDCPPTLGLLMINALAAADRVIIPTQAEPLALHGLASMVRTVDMVERSRRRPLPTSILPTLFDKRTRAGNETLRQMQDSYGERVWEDAIPVDTKICNVKALTVAGVPGDYPGRGLAAYRRALEWLVASDATPMEQAA, from the coding sequence ATGCGCATCTGGGCGATTGCCAACCAGAAGGGTGGCGTGGGCAAGACCACGACCACGCTGGCGCTGGGCCGTGGCCTGGCCATGCTCGGCCACCGGGTGCTGATGCTGGATCTCGATCCGCACGCCTCGCTGACCCGCGCCTTCGACGTGCCGCAGGACCCGCCGCCGAGCGGCGTGCTCGACCTGTTCTCGACCCCGCCGGGCGAACTGGCGGCGCTGGCCCGCGACAGCGCCATCGAGCGCCTGAGCTACGTCTGCGGGCAGACCGCGCTGGCCACGCTGGAGCGGCGCAGCGCCAACCAGCCCGGGCTCGGCCTGGCGCTGCAGCAGGCCATGGCCCGCCACGTCGGCCAGCACGACTACATCCTGCTCGACTGCCCGCCGACCCTGGGCCTGCTGATGATCAACGCACTGGCCGCGGCCGACCGGGTGATCATCCCGACCCAGGCCGAGCCGCTGGCGCTGCACGGCCTGGCCAGCATGGTCCGCACCGTGGACATGGTCGAGCGCTCGCGCCGGCGCCCCCTGCCCACCTCGATCCTGCCGACGCTGTTCGACAAGCGCACCCGCGCCGGCAACGAGACCCTGCGGCAGATGCAGGACAGCTACGGCGAGCGGGTCTGGGAAGACGCGATCCCGGTCGACACCAAGATCTGCAACGTCAAGGCCTTGACGGTCGCCGGCGTGCCCGGCGACTACCCCGGCCGCGGCCTGGCCGCCTACCGCCGCGCGCTGGAATGGCTGGTCGCCAGCGACGCCACCCCGATGGAGCAGGCCGCATGA
- the motD gene encoding flagellar motor protein MotD yields the protein MARKHQHEDHVNHEAWAIPYADLMTLLLAFFVVMYALSTVNEAKYRVMADAMSTAFGGAPRTMSPVQVGERLMQGQGGARPTPIKSSPALSLPDPNRLPSASPLRAASALRDEEQLRRAQRQLDGIADRLGAALAPLIDKKLISVRHAGLWIEVEINSDILFGSGSASLDQSARATLAQLAQVLVPVPNGVRVEGYTDNSPIATLQFPSNWELSAARAASVVHLFADQGLQPSRLSMIGYGEFRPRADNDTQAGRNANRRVVLVILADAGGAEANGIDSGRSAAPITAAAAPAPQDRFSNAGTAPATPTYPAAAAAGTAGAPRAVPAAIEGVN from the coding sequence ATGGCCCGCAAGCACCAGCACGAAGATCACGTCAACCACGAGGCATGGGCCATCCCCTATGCCGACCTGATGACGTTGCTGCTCGCCTTCTTCGTGGTGATGTACGCGCTGTCCACGGTCAACGAGGCCAAGTACCGGGTCATGGCCGACGCGATGAGCACCGCCTTCGGCGGCGCGCCGCGGACCATGAGCCCGGTGCAGGTCGGCGAGCGCCTGATGCAGGGCCAGGGCGGCGCGCGCCCGACCCCGATCAAGTCCAGCCCGGCGCTGTCCCTGCCCGACCCGAACCGGCTGCCGTCGGCCTCGCCGCTGCGCGCGGCCAGCGCATTGCGCGACGAGGAACAGCTGCGGCGCGCGCAGCGCCAGCTCGACGGCATCGCCGACCGGCTCGGCGCCGCGCTGGCGCCGCTGATCGACAAGAAACTGATCAGCGTGCGCCACGCCGGGCTGTGGATCGAGGTGGAGATCAACAGCGACATCCTGTTCGGCTCCGGCTCCGCGTCGCTGGACCAGAGCGCCCGCGCCACCCTGGCGCAGCTGGCGCAGGTGCTGGTGCCGGTGCCCAACGGCGTGCGCGTGGAGGGCTATACCGACAACAGCCCGATCGCCACCTTGCAGTTCCCGTCCAACTGGGAGCTGTCGGCGGCGCGCGCGGCCAGCGTGGTGCACCTGTTCGCCGACCAGGGCCTGCAGCCGTCGCGGCTGTCGATGATCGGCTACGGCGAGTTCCGCCCGCGCGCCGACAACGACACCCAGGCCGGCCGCAACGCCAACCGCCGCGTGGTGCTGGTGATCCTGGCCGATGCCGGCGGCGCCGAAGCCAACGGCATCGACAGCGGGCGCAGCGCGGCACCCATCACCGCGGCCGCCGCCCCGGCGCCGCAGGACCGATTCAGCAATGCCGGCACCGCGCCGGCGACCCCGACCTACCCCGCCGCGGCGGCTGCCGGCACTGCCGGCGCGCCCCGCGCCGTACCTGCCGCAATTGAAGGAGTGAACTGA
- a CDS encoding flagellar motor protein, translated as MDKLSLIGLLLAIASLVGGSILKGAGISALWSPAAFVIVIVGTVAAILVHTPPAVFKRAFQIAKWILHPPASDRQALLQQIVEWSNIARRQGLLGLENQVQHQSDPFVRKGLQMLVDGVEPESIRHMLEIDLDGQEHCDLAAAKVFEGMGIYAPTLGIIGAVLGLIAVMKNLADPSKLGHGIAAAFTATIYGIASANLLFLPMASKLKSVIKHSSGEREMVIEGLIAIAQGENPRNIESKLAGFLH; from the coding sequence ATGGACAAACTCAGTCTCATTGGCTTGCTGTTGGCGATCGCCTCGCTGGTCGGCGGCAGCATCCTCAAGGGCGCCGGCATCTCGGCGCTGTGGTCGCCGGCCGCGTTCGTGATCGTGATCGTCGGCACCGTGGCCGCGATCCTGGTGCATACGCCGCCGGCGGTGTTCAAGCGCGCGTTCCAGATCGCCAAGTGGATCCTGCATCCGCCGGCCAGCGACCGGCAGGCGCTGCTGCAGCAGATCGTGGAGTGGAGCAACATCGCCCGCCGCCAGGGCCTGCTCGGCCTGGAGAACCAGGTCCAGCACCAGAGCGACCCGTTCGTGCGCAAGGGCCTGCAGATGCTGGTGGACGGCGTGGAGCCGGAATCGATCCGGCACATGCTGGAGATCGACCTCGACGGCCAGGAGCACTGCGACCTGGCCGCGGCCAAGGTGTTCGAAGGCATGGGCATCTACGCGCCGACGCTGGGCATCATCGGCGCGGTGCTGGGCCTGATCGCGGTGATGAAGAACCTCGCCGACCCGAGCAAGCTCGGCCACGGCATCGCCGCCGCGTTCACCGCCACCATCTACGGCATCGCCTCGGCCAACCTGCTGTTCCTGCCGATGGCCAGCAAGCTCAAGAGCGTGATCAAGCACAGCAGCGGCGAGCGCGAAATGGTCATCGAAGGGCTCATCGCCATCGCCCAGGGCGAGAACCCGCGCAACATCGAATCGAAACTGGCCGGCTTCTTGCATTGA